The sequence CGTGCGCCGAGTTCTCCTCGTCGTGCGCCTTGAACTTGCTGGACAGCCGGACCACGCGCTTGTAGATCGGGTGGCGGCGCAGCCGTTCGACGCTCACGACGACCGTCTTGTCCATCTTGTCGGAGATGACTCGGCCCACCTTGGTGCGACGCTTGCCCGCCATCAGCTGGCCTTCTCGACGGCAGTCGCCGCATCGTCCGCCGCTGCGTCATCCGCCGCGTGCTGTCGTTCGGTCATCACGGTCAGGATGCGGGCGATCCGCTTCCGGGTCGCCGGCAGGCGGCTGTAGTTCTTCTCCTGGCGGGTGGCCAGGTCGAAGCGGATCTTCCAGAGCTCCTGTTTGGCGTCGACCAGCGCGCTCTGCAGGTCGAGGTCCGACAGCCCCCGGATCTCGTTGATATCCATGATCAAGCGCCCTCCTTGGCGACGAACCTGGTCTGAATCGGCAGCTTGTGGCTCGCCAGTCGCATCGCCTCGCGAGCGATCTCCTCCGGCACGCCGGACATCTCGAACATCACGCGGCCGGGCTTGACCACCGCGACCCAGTGATCGGGGGCACCCTTGCCGGATCCCATCCGGACCTCGGCCGGCTTCTTGGTGACCGGCTTGTCGGGGAAGACTCGGATCCAGATGCGACCACCGCGCTTGATGTGGTGGGTCATGGCACGACGCGCCGCCTCGATCTGGCGGCTGGTGAGCCAGCAGACCTCCTCGGCCATCAGCCCGTACTCGCCGAAGCTGACGGTGGTGCCTCCCTTCGCCAGGCCGCGGCGGCGGCCACGCTGGACCTTGCGGTGTGTGACTCGCTTCGGCATCAACATGGCTCAGGCCTCCTCGCCGGCGGCGGGAGCCGATTCGGCGGCCCCGGCAGCGGTCGCTGCGGCCGCCGGCGTGGCTGCCTTGGTCCGGGTGCGCGTGCTCGGACGCTGTCGCGGCTCGCGTGGCTCGGTGCGCGCCGAGCCGGGTCGCTCGCCGAGCTGGTCGCCGCGGTAGACCCATACCTTGACGCCGATGCGGCCGTAGGTGGTGCGGGCGTGGACGACCCCGTAGCTGATGTCGGCCCGCAGCGTCCCCAGCGGGATGCGGCCTTCCTTGTCCCATTCGGTGCGGCTCATCTCGGCCCCGCCGAGGCGACCGGAGACCTGGATCTTGACCCCCTTGGCGCCGGCCTTGATGGTGCGCTGCACCGTCTGCTTGACGGCCTTGCGGAAGGCGATCCGGCGCTCCAGCTGGCCTGCCACGTTCTGCGCGACCAGGACGGCGTCGAGCTCCGGCTGCAGGATCTCTTTGATCTCGAGCTTGACCTTCTTGTCGGTCAGCTTGCCGACCGAGGTGCGCAGCAACTCCACGTTCTGCCCGCCCTTGCCGATGACGATCCCCGGCTTGGCGGAGTGCACTGTCACCGTCACGTGGTTGATGCCGCGCTCGATCTCGACCTGGCTGACGCTGGCGTTGGCCAGCTGCTTGCCGACGAGGGCGCGGATCTTCATGTCCTCCTGCAGCAGCGTCGCGTAGTCCTTGTCGGCGTACCACTTCGCCAGCCATGGCTTGTTGATGCCGATCCGGAAGCCGTAGGGATGAACCTTGTGTCCCATCAGGACTCCTCTCGATCGGCCACGGCGACCGTGATGTGGCTGGTCCGCTTCAGGATGCTGAAGGTCCGCCCCTGGGCCCGCGGGCGGAACCGCTTGAGGGTCGGACCATCGTCGGCGGTTGCGCTCAGCACGTGCAGCTCATCGGCCGACAGGTTGAAGTTGTTCTCCGCGTTGGCAGTCGCGCTCTTGAGGACCTTGGCCACGTCCCGCGCGGCGGCGTTCGGCAGGAAGCGCAGGATGGCGGCAGCCTCCTCGACCGGCTTGCCAGTGATCAGCTCGGTCACCAGGCGCACCTTGCGCGGGCTGATGCGGATGTACTTGGCGGTGGCGACGACACGCATTTCGTGCATTCCTACTTCAACGCGGTGGAGCGATCGGTGGCCTTGCCATGGCCGCGGTAATGGCGGGTGGGCGCGAACTCGCCGAGCCGATGCCCGACCATGTTCTCGGTGACGAAGACGGGCACGTGGCGCCTGCCGTCGTGCACGGCGATGGTGTGCCCGATCATCGACGGGAAGATCACGCTGGGGCGCGACCAGGTCTTCAGCACCTTGCGCTCGTTGCGCTTGTTCATCTCCTCGATCCGGCCGAGGAGGCGGGCATCGACGAAGGGTCCCTTCTTGACGGAACGGCTCATCGCGCTCTCCTAACCTCGTCCATAGCGACGACGGATGATCATCTTGCCGGTCGTCTTGTTCTTGCGGGTGCGCAGGCCCATGGCGGGCTTGCCCCACGGCGTCTTGGGCGGCATGCCGGTCGGGGACTTGCCCTCGCCGCCGCCATGCGGATGGTCACGCGGGTTCATGACCACGCCGCGCACCTCGGGCCGGCGGCCCATGTGGCGGCTGCGTCCCGCCTTGCCGATGTTCTGGTTCTCGTGATCCAGGTTGCTCACCTGGCCGACCGTGGCCATGCACTCAGCGCGAACCCGCCGCACCTCGCCGGAGGGCAGTCGGATGGTGGCCATCTCCCCCTCCTTGGCGAGCAGCTGGGCGCTGCTCCCTGCGCTGCGCACGATCTGTCCGCCGCGTCCGGCGACCATCTCCACGTTGTGGATCTGGGTGCCAAGCGGCATCCGTCCCAGCGGAAGGGCGTTCCCGACCCGCGCCTCCGCATCGGCTCCGGAGACGACCACGTCGCCGACGCCCAGGCCATGGGGCATGAGCATGTAGCGCTTGTCGCCATCGGCGTAGTGCAGCAGGCCGATGCGTGCCGAGCGGTTCGGGTCGTACTCGACCGTGGCGATGGTGGCGGGGACGCCGAACTTGTCGCGCTTCCAGTCGATCACGCGGTACAGCCGCTTGTGACCGGCGCCCTGGTGGCGGACCGTCAGCCTGCCCTGGCTGTTGCGACCCGCCTTGCGCACGAGGCGCTCAGTCAGGGGCTTGTGCGGCTCATCGGCGGTGATCTCGTCGAAGGTCGAACGCGTCATCTGGCGCAGCCCCGGGCTGGTGGGTCGATAGTTGCGAAGTGGCATCTCGTTACACGGCCTCGAAGAGTTCGATCTTCTGTCCGGCGGCGATGGTGACGACCGCCTTGCGCCAGCCGGGCACGGTGCCCATCGTTCGGCGGCCCCGCCGCTTTTGCTTGGGCTTGACCCAGAGGACCCGCACGCCCAGCACGGTCACCTTGAACTCGGCCTCGACGGCGTCCTTGATCTGGAACTTGTTGGCGTCGCGGCCCACCGCGAAGGTGTAGTTGTTGCGCTCCGTCTGGGCGACGCTCTTCTCGCTGATCACGGGGCGGATGAGGATGTCGTGAACGCTGACGGCGGTCATCCGTACACCTCCTGCGCGCGTGCCAGGGCGTCGGCCGTGAAGACGATCGTGTCGGCCTCCAGCAGGTCGACCACGTTCAGGCTGTCGGCCAGCAGGACGCGCACCTCGCGCAGGTTGCGGCACGAGCGCTCGACTACCGGATCGCGCGCCGGCAGGACGATCAGCACCTTGCCCTCCGTCTTCCAGGCGACGAGGCGCTCGGCAAATGCCTTGGTCCCCATCGTCTCGAGGCCGAATCCCTCGACGACCCGCAGCGCCCCATCGTCGGCCTTCGCGCTCAGGACACCCTGCAGCGCGGCGCGGCGCATCTTGGCCGGCATGCGCTGCTCGTAGCCGCGCGGGTGCGGACCGAAGACGACGCCGCCACCCTTCCACTGCGGTGCCGAGCGGGTTCCCTGCCGAGCGCGGCCAGTCCCCTTCTGGCGCCAGGGCTTCTTGCCGCCGCCCCTGACCTGGCCGCGTGTCAGCGTGTCGGCGTTGCCGAGGCGCTGACCCGCCAGTTGGCGGACCACGGCGTGGTGGATGAGGGCCTCCTTCACGGGCGCGGCAAAGAGCGAGGGGACGAGGTCCACCCTGCCCGCCTCCGAGCCCGTCACGGTGAGGATCGGCGCCTGCTCCATCGTCACTTCGCCTTCTGGACGAGCAGGACGGCGTTGCGGGCACCCGGGACCGCACCCTTGACCAGGATCAGGTTGCGCTCGGCGTCGATCTTGACGACCTGCATCTTCTTGACGGTCACCCGGTCGTCGCCCATGTGGCCACCCATCTTGGTCCCGCGGAAGACGCGGCCCGGCGTGGTGCCGGCCCCGATCGACCCCGGCTGGCGAATGTTGGTCGAGCCGTGCGTCTTGGGGCCGCGCTTGAAGTGGTGCCGGGCGATGGTGCCGGTGAATCCGTGGCCCTTGCTGACGCCGGTCACGTCCACCAGGTCTCCGGGCGCGAAGAGGGTGACGTCGATCCGCTGACCGAGCTCGTAGCCGTCGGTCGACTCGACCCGGAACTCGCGGACCTGGCGCGGTTGCTGCAGCTCCTTGTCGAGCTCCTTGAACTGGCCGGCAACCGGCTTGCTCAGCCGCTTGGCCGAGCCGGCGCCGACCTGCAGCGCGGCATAGCCGTCCCGCTCCGTCGTGCGGAGCCGCGTGACGCTGTTGGGCGTCGCCTCGATGACGCTCACCGGCACGACGCTCCCGTCGTCACCGAAGATCCGTGTCATCCCGAGCTTGCGCCCGATCAATCCTGCCGGCACTGCTTCTCTCGTTCCCCGCTCACATCTTGATTTCGATGTCAACGCCTGCTGCCAGGCTCAGCCGCATCAGCGCATCCACCGTCTTGGTCGACGGATCGATGATGTCGATCAGCCGCTTGTGCGTCCGGATCTCGAACTGCTCCCGGCCGTCCTTGTGGACGAACGGGCCGCGGATGACGGTGAACTTCTCGATCCGGGTCGGCAACGGCACCGGCCCCGCGATGCCGGCGCCGGTCCGCGTAGCCGTCTCCACGATCTGCTCGGCCGACTGGTCGAGCAGCTTGTGGTCGTACGCCTTGAGCCGGATGCGGATGCGCTGTTTGGCCATCGTCGATTAGCCGACCAACGCCGTGATCACGCCCGCGCCGACAGTGTGCCCGCCCTCGCGGATGGCGAATCGCTGACCCTGCTCGATGGCAATCGGGGTGATCAGCTCGACATCGATGTTCACGTTGTCGCCTGGCATGATCATCTCCACGCCCGGCGGCATCGAGATGGCGCCTGTCACGTCGGTGGTGCGCAGGTAGAACTGCGGACGGTAGCCGGCGTAGAACGGCGTGTGGCGACCGCCCTCCTCCTTGGTCAGGACGAGCACCTCGGCCTTGAACTTGGTGCCGGGCTTGACGCTGTTCGGCTTGGCCATCACCTGGCCACGCTCGAGCTCCTCGCGCTCGATGCCTCGCAGCAGCAGGCCGACGTTGTCGCCCGCCTGCCCCTCGTCGAGCGTCTTCTTGAACATCTCGACGCCGGTCACCACCAGTTGGCGGCTCTTGGCATGGATGCCGACCAGCTCCACCGTGTCGCTGGTGTGGACCACGCCGCGCTCGATGCGGCCGGTTGCCACGGTGCCACGGCCCTTGATCCCGAACACGTCCTCGATCGGCATCAGGAAGGGCTTGTCGACCTCCCGCACCGGGGTCGGGATGTAGTTGTCGACGGCGTCCATCAGCTCCTTGATGGAGGCGTACTCAGGGGCGTCCTGGTCGGTAGAGGTCGACTCCAGCGCCTTGAGCGCCGAGCCGCGGATGACCGGGATATCGTCACCGGGGAAGTCGTACTTGCTGAGGAGCTCGCGGACCTCCATCTCGACCAGGTCGATCAGCATCTCGTCGTCGACCATGTCGACCTTGTTGAGGTACACGACCAGCGACGGAACCTCCACCTGGCGGGCGAGCAGGATGTGCTCACGCGTCTGGGGCATGGGACCGTCGGCGGCCGACACGACCAGGATGGCGCCGTCCATCTGCGCGGCGCCGGTGATCATGTTCTTGATGTAGTCCGCGTGCCCCGGGCAGTCGACGTGCGCGTAGTGGCGCGCCGCCGTCTGGTACTCCACGTGGCTGATGGCGATCGTGATTCCGCGCTGCTTCTCCTCCGGAGCGTTATCGATCGAATCGAAGGCGCGGAAGTCGGCACCGCCCTGCAGGGCCAGGTACTTGGTGATCGCCGCGGTCAGGGTCGTCTTGCCGTGATCGACGTGACCGATGGTCCCGACGTTGACGTGCGGCTTGCTTCGGTCGAACTTCTGCTTTGCCATGGTGTGTCCTTCGTTGCTCCTTTAGCTCTTGGACTTCGCGATCAGCTCGTTGGCCAGGTTGGTTGGGACTTCTGAGTAGCGGGAGAACTCCATCGAATAGGTGGCGCGCCCCTGCGTCATGCTGCGCAGCTCGGTGGCGTAGCCGAACATCTCGGCCAGCGGGACATGAGCACGGATGACGCGCGCGCTGCCTCGCTCGTCGATCCCGTCCATGTGACCCCGCTTGCTGTTCAGGTTGCCGATGACGTCGCCCATGTATTCCTCGGGGGCGACCACCTCGACCTTCATGACCGGCTCCAGGATCGCCGGATCGGCCTTCGCGACGCCGTCCTTGGCCGCCATCGAGCCGGCGATCTTGAACGCCATCTCCGATGAGTCGACCTCGTGGAATGAGCCGTCGATGAGGGTCGCCTTGAGGTCGATCACCGGGAAGCCGGCGACCACGCCGCCGGCCAGGGCGTCACGCACCCCCTGCTCGATCGGCTTCCAGAACTCACGCGGCACCGCGCCGCCGACGACCTTGGATTCGAAGACCACCCCGCCGCCCCGCTCGAGCGGCTCCATGGTCAGGACGGCGTGGCCGTACTGGCCCTTGCCACCGGTCTGGCGCACGAAGCGACCCTCGGCCTTCACCGGCTTGCGGATCGTCTCGCGATAGCTGACCTGTGGGCGGCCGACGTTGGCCTGCACCTTGAACTCGCGGAGCATGCGGTCGACGATCACCTCGAGGTGCAGCTCGCCCATGCCGGCGATGCGGGTCTGGCCCGATTCCTCGTCACTGCTGACGCGGAAGGTCGGGTCCTCCTCCCCGAGACGTTGCAGGGCGATCGCCATCTTGTCCTGGTCGGCCTTGGTCTTGGGCTCGACGGCGAGTTCGATGACGGGCTCGGGGAAGGTGATCGCCTCGAGGATGATCGGCTTCGACTCGTCGCACAGGGTGTCGCCGGTGAAGGTCGTCTTGAGGCCCACCGCCGCGGCGATGTCGCCGGCGCTGACCGACTCGATCTCCTCGCGATGGTTGGCGTGCAGCTCGATCAGTCGACCGATCCGCTCCTTCTCGCCCTTGGTCGCGTTGTAGACGTATGAGCCGGACTTGAGCGTCCCTGAGTACACGCGGAAGAATGCCAGCTTGCCGACGAACGGGTCGGCCGCAATCTTGAAGGCGAGCGCCGCGAACGGCTCGGCCGGATCGGCGTGGCGGGTCACCTGCTCCCCGTTGCGCGGGTCGGTACCGATCACCGCCGCCACGTCGAGCGGCGAGGGGAGGTATTCGATCACCGCGTCGAGCATCGGCTGGACACCCTTGTTCTTGAGGGCGGAGCCGCACAGGACCGGGATGATCTTCGAGGCCAGGGTGCCGGCGCGCAGAGCGCGGCGCAGGGCGTCGGCATCCACCTCCTGCCCCTCCAGGAACCGATGCGCGATGTCGTCGTCGAGGTCGGCGACCGCCTCGACCAGCTTGTCGCGCCACGTGGCCGCGTCTTCGGCCAGCTCGGCGGGGATCTCGCCGACCTCCACCAGGTCGCCCAGGTCATTGCCGTAGGTGATCGCCTGCATCTCGAGCAGGTCGATCACGCCGCGGAATGCGCCCTCGGTGCCGATCGGCAGCTGCACCGGGACGGCGGTGGCGCCCAGGCGCTCGCGGATCATGTCCACCACACGCCAGAAGTCGGCGCCGGTGCGGTCGAGCTTGTTGACGAAGCAGAAGCGCGGCACCACATAACGATCGGCCTGACGCCAGACCGTCTCCGACTGTGGCTCAACGCCCGCCACGCCATCGAACACGACGACCGCGCCATCGAGCACGCGAAGGCTGCGCTCGACCTCGACCGTGAAATCCACGTGGCCGGGCGTGTCAATCAAGTTGATACGATGATCCCGCCAGAAGCAGGTCGTGGCTGCGGCCGTGATGGTGATGCCGCGCTCCTGCTCCTGCTCCATCCAGTCCATCGTGGCGGCGCCCTCGTGGACCTCGCCGAGCTTGTAGATCTTCTTGGTATAGAAGAGGATCCGCTCGGAGACGGTCGTCTTGCCGGCGTCGATGTGCGCGATGATCCCGATGTTGCGGGTCTTCTCGAGTGGGTATGCCTGGGCCATCATCGGCTTACCACTTGAAGTGGCTGAAGGCCTTGTTGGCCTCCGCCATCCGATGCGTGTCCTCGCGGCGCTTGACGGCGTTGCCGATGCCATTCGATGCGTCCACGAACTCGGCCGCCAGCTTCTCCCCCATGCTGTGCCCGTTCCGCTTGCGGGCGGAGTCGATCAGCCATCGCATGCCGAGGCTGATCCGACGATCGGCCCGTACCTCGACCGGGATCTGATAGGTGGAGCCACCGACCCGCTTGGGCTTGACCTCGATCAGCGGCATCGCGTTGCGCAGGGCCAGCTCCATCACCTCGACGCCCGACCGACCCGCCTGCTTCTCGCATCGCGCCAGCGCATCCTCGAGGATGCGAGCGGCGAGCTGGCGCTTGCCACCATGCATCAGCTTGTTGGTGAACTGGTCGAGGGTCAGCGCGGTGCCGACCAGCAGCTCCTGGTACTTGGTCTTGCGCGCGATGGTCGGACGGCGGGGCATTGGCCGGCTATCCCTTGCCCGGCGACTTGGCGCCGTACTTGGAGCGGCTCTGGCGCCGATCCCGGACGCCGGCGGCGTCCAGCGTGCCACGCACGATGTGGTACTTCACGGCCGGGAGGTCCTTGACGCGCCCACCCCG is a genomic window of Chloroflexota bacterium containing:
- the rpsQ gene encoding 30S ribosomal protein S17, yielding MAGKRRTKVGRVISDKMDKTVVVSVERLRRHPIYKRVVRLSSKFKAHDEENSAHVGDTVRIEESKPLSREKRWRVVEVVARGSGEEMMDTA
- the rpmC gene encoding 50S ribosomal protein L29; protein product: MDINEIRGLSDLDLQSALVDAKQELWKIRFDLATRQEKNYSRLPATRKRIARILTVMTERQHAADDAAADDAATAVEKAS
- the rplP gene encoding 50S ribosomal protein L16 is translated as MLMPKRVTHRKVQRGRRRGLAKGGTTVSFGEYGLMAEEVCWLTSRQIEAARRAMTHHIKRGGRIWIRVFPDKPVTKKPAEVRMGSGKGAPDHWVAVVKPGRVMFEMSGVPEEIAREAMRLASHKLPIQTRFVAKEGA
- the rpsC gene encoding 30S ribosomal protein S3, giving the protein MGHKVHPYGFRIGINKPWLAKWYADKDYATLLQEDMKIRALVGKQLANASVSQVEIERGINHVTVTVHSAKPGIVIGKGGQNVELLRTSVGKLTDKKVKLEIKEILQPELDAVLVAQNVAGQLERRIAFRKAVKQTVQRTIKAGAKGVKIQVSGRLGGAEMSRTEWDKEGRIPLGTLRADISYGVVHARTTYGRIGVKVWVYRGDQLGERPGSARTEPREPRQRPSTRTRTKAATPAAAATAAGAAESAPAAGEEA
- the rplV gene encoding 50S ribosomal protein L22 → MRVVATAKYIRISPRKVRLVTELITGKPVEEAAAILRFLPNAAARDVAKVLKSATANAENNFNLSADELHVLSATADDGPTLKRFRPRAQGRTFSILKRTSHITVAVADREES
- the rpsS gene encoding 30S ribosomal protein S19, whose protein sequence is MSRSVKKGPFVDARLLGRIEEMNKRNERKVLKTWSRPSVIFPSMIGHTIAVHDGRRHVPVFVTENMVGHRLGEFAPTRHYRGHGKATDRSTALK
- the rplB gene encoding 50S ribosomal protein L2, producing the protein MPLRNYRPTSPGLRQMTRSTFDEITADEPHKPLTERLVRKAGRNSQGRLTVRHQGAGHKRLYRVIDWKRDKFGVPATIATVEYDPNRSARIGLLHYADGDKRYMLMPHGLGVGDVVVSGADAEARVGNALPLGRMPLGTQIHNVEMVAGRGGQIVRSAGSSAQLLAKEGEMATIRLPSGEVRRVRAECMATVGQVSNLDHENQNIGKAGRSRHMGRRPEVRGVVMNPRDHPHGGGEGKSPTGMPPKTPWGKPAMGLRTRKNKTTGKMIIRRRYGRG
- the rplW gene encoding 50S ribosomal protein L23, with translation MTAVSVHDILIRPVISEKSVAQTERNNYTFAVGRDANKFQIKDAVEAEFKVTVLGVRVLWVKPKQKRRGRRTMGTVPGWRKAVVTIAAGQKIELFEAV
- the rplD gene encoding 50S ribosomal protein L4 — encoded protein: MEQAPILTVTGSEAGRVDLVPSLFAAPVKEALIHHAVVRQLAGQRLGNADTLTRGQVRGGGKKPWRQKGTGRARQGTRSAPQWKGGGVVFGPHPRGYEQRMPAKMRRAALQGVLSAKADDGALRVVEGFGLETMGTKAFAERLVAWKTEGKVLIVLPARDPVVERSCRNLREVRVLLADSLNVVDLLEADTIVFTADALARAQEVYG
- the rplC gene encoding 50S ribosomal protein L3; the encoded protein is MPAGLIGRKLGMTRIFGDDGSVVPVSVIEATPNSVTRLRTTERDGYAALQVGAGSAKRLSKPVAGQFKELDKELQQPRQVREFRVESTDGYELGQRIDVTLFAPGDLVDVTGVSKGHGFTGTIARHHFKRGPKTHGSTNIRQPGSIGAGTTPGRVFRGTKMGGHMGDDRVTVKKMQVVKIDAERNLILVKGAVPGARNAVLLVQKAK
- the rpsJ gene encoding 30S ribosomal protein S10, encoding MAKQRIRIRLKAYDHKLLDQSAEQIVETATRTGAGIAGPVPLPTRIEKFTVIRGPFVHKDGREQFEIRTHKRLIDIIDPSTKTVDALMRLSLAAGVDIEIKM
- the tuf gene encoding elongation factor Tu, with the translated sequence MAKQKFDRSKPHVNVGTIGHVDHGKTTLTAAITKYLALQGGADFRAFDSIDNAPEEKQRGITIAISHVEYQTAARHYAHVDCPGHADYIKNMITGAAQMDGAILVVSAADGPMPQTREHILLARQVEVPSLVVYLNKVDMVDDEMLIDLVEMEVRELLSKYDFPGDDIPVIRGSALKALESTSTDQDAPEYASIKELMDAVDNYIPTPVREVDKPFLMPIEDVFGIKGRGTVATGRIERGVVHTSDTVELVGIHAKSRQLVVTGVEMFKKTLDEGQAGDNVGLLLRGIEREELERGQVMAKPNSVKPGTKFKAEVLVLTKEEGGRHTPFYAGYRPQFYLRTTDVTGAISMPPGVEMIMPGDNVNIDVELITPIAIEQGQRFAIREGGHTVGAGVITALVG
- the fusA gene encoding elongation factor G, whose translation is MAQAYPLEKTRNIGIIAHIDAGKTTVSERILFYTKKIYKLGEVHEGAATMDWMEQEQERGITITAAATTCFWRDHRINLIDTPGHVDFTVEVERSLRVLDGAVVVFDGVAGVEPQSETVWRQADRYVVPRFCFVNKLDRTGADFWRVVDMIRERLGATAVPVQLPIGTEGAFRGVIDLLEMQAITYGNDLGDLVEVGEIPAELAEDAATWRDKLVEAVADLDDDIAHRFLEGQEVDADALRRALRAGTLASKIIPVLCGSALKNKGVQPMLDAVIEYLPSPLDVAAVIGTDPRNGEQVTRHADPAEPFAALAFKIAADPFVGKLAFFRVYSGTLKSGSYVYNATKGEKERIGRLIELHANHREEIESVSAGDIAAAVGLKTTFTGDTLCDESKPIILEAITFPEPVIELAVEPKTKADQDKMAIALQRLGEEDPTFRVSSDEESGQTRIAGMGELHLEVIVDRMLREFKVQANVGRPQVSYRETIRKPVKAEGRFVRQTGGKGQYGHAVLTMEPLERGGGVVFESKVVGGAVPREFWKPIEQGVRDALAGGVVAGFPVIDLKATLIDGSFHEVDSSEMAFKIAGSMAAKDGVAKADPAILEPVMKVEVVAPEEYMGDVIGNLNSKRGHMDGIDERGSARVIRAHVPLAEMFGYATELRSMTQGRATYSMEFSRYSEVPTNLANELIAKSKS
- the rpsG gene encoding 30S ribosomal protein S7, translating into MPRRPTIARKTKYQELLVGTALTLDQFTNKLMHGGKRQLAARILEDALARCEKQAGRSGVEVMELALRNAMPLIEVKPKRVGGSTYQIPVEVRADRRISLGMRWLIDSARKRNGHSMGEKLAAEFVDASNGIGNAVKRREDTHRMAEANKAFSHFKW